In a genomic window of Spirochaetota bacterium:
- a CDS encoding TIGR01212 family radical SAM protein (This family includes YhcC from E. coli K-12, an uncharacterized radical SAM protein.) has product MKKRYYCLSDYFKNKYNKKVYKISIDGGFSCPGRCAYCSSNGSLAPYNRFFQKKIDKNLITRFISIEERKKYIENQIIKSLDYFKKKNISDLYIYFQAFSNLFDTNENIYEIYNFTLSLYNFRGLIIGTRPDTINEEKLEILENIINKNNREIDLWIEIGLQTSNDKTLKLINRNSKAKDFENAVNIIKKFKNINIGTHVILGLPYETKEDFINTIKFVNKNQINGIKFHYLYILKDTPIYYFYLKNKFNMLNFDEYIESLALCLGYLDKNTIIFRLFSDPEPGEYLPKYNIPKSKAIKTLDEYLDKHDIFQGKFLI; this is encoded by the coding sequence ATGAAAAAAAGATATTACTGTCTATCGGATTATTTTAAGAATAAATATAATAAAAAAGTTTATAAAATTTCAATAGATGGGGGCTTTTCCTGCCCTGGTAGATGTGCTTATTGCTCCTCTAATGGTTCTCTTGCCCCATACAATAGATTTTTTCAAAAAAAAATAGATAAAAATTTAATAACTAGATTTATTTCAATAGAAGAAAGAAAAAAATATATAGAAAATCAGATAATAAAATCTTTAGACTATTTTAAGAAAAAGAATATTTCAGATTTATATATTTATTTCCAAGCTTTTTCAAACCTCTTTGATACAAATGAGAATATTTATGAAATTTACAATTTTACCCTCTCTTTATATAATTTTAGAGGTTTGATTATAGGTACAAGACCTGATACAATAAATGAAGAAAAATTGGAAATTTTAGAAAATATTATTAATAAAAATAATAGAGAGATAGATCTATGGATTGAAATAGGTCTTCAAACCTCAAATGATAAAACATTAAAGTTAATAAATAGAAACTCAAAAGCAAAAGATTTTGAAAATGCAGTTAATATCATTAAAAAATTCAAAAATATTAATATTGGAACTCATGTTATTTTAGGTTTACCTTATGAAACAAAAGAAGATTTTATTAATACTATTAAATTTGTTAATAAAAATCAAATAAATGGAATTAAATTTCATTACCTATACATTTTGAAAGATACCCCAATCTATTATTTTTATTTAAAAAATAAATTTAATATGCTAAATTTTGATGAGTACATAGAATCTTTAGCTTTATGTTTAGGATACTTGGATAAAAATACTATTATATTTAGACTCTTTTCTGATCCTGAACCAGGAGAATATTTACCTAAATATAATATTCCTAAAAGTAAAGCAATTAAAACTTTAGATGAATATCTTGATAAACATGATATATTTCAGGGTAAATTTTTAATATAA
- the amrA gene encoding AmmeMemoRadiSam system protein A — MDLNLSKDEKKFLIYIVRKTIADKLKIDYEEKNLKLDHTSIDNKLLGNFVTLHIKNNLRGCIGYIKGIKPFIEQLKEVSIQSAFHDPRFPPLSKDEFNDIKIEITILSPFQEIKDLYDFIIGEDGLYLQYKFYSGLFLPQVATEQGWNKQQFLENLTYKAGLYPEILKNKEIKLFKFKGYIISEDNI; from the coding sequence ATGGATTTGAATTTATCAAAAGATGAAAAAAAATTTTTAATATATATTGTGAGAAAAACTATTGCTGATAAACTAAAAATTGATTATGAAGAAAAAAATCTTAAATTAGATCATACTAGTATTGATAATAAATTACTAGGAAATTTTGTTACTTTACATATAAAAAATAATTTAAGAGGTTGTATAGGTTATATTAAAGGAATAAAGCCATTTATTGAGCAACTCAAAGAAGTTTCTATTCAATCTGCATTTCATGATCCAAGGTTTCCACCTCTTTCAAAAGATGAATTTAATGATATCAAGATAGAAATAACAATTTTGTCTCCATTTCAAGAAATAAAAGATCTATATGATTTTATAATAGGTGAAGATGGTCTTTATTTACAGTATAAATTTTACTCTGGTCTATTTTTGCCTCAAGTAGCAACTGAACAAGGTTGGAACAAACAGCAATTTTTAGAAAATCTTACATATAAAGCTGGTCTTTATCCTGAAATTTTAAAAAACAAAGAAATTAAATTATTCAAATTCAAAGGTTATATTATTTCTGAAGATAATATTTAA
- a CDS encoding dipeptidase: protein MNNPTTKNIPIIDLHSDTFYKKLFLSDYEEAKFLYIKKGDSYINIEENFHVTAEKIRKGNIRVSVQSLYLSNKNNEAPLKNGMKILSLIKKFIKDNNDFYQVYNIKDINENINKKYGILVSIEGLEIIENNLEFLELFYELGVRIVAPTWNRITPFMGNVIESYGLFNKGKELINKLNELKLIIDVSHMGEKEFYEVCNLARTPVIASHSNVWSINNHNRNLKDEQIKIIKELKGVIGINLSPSFLKPDKAINIENSEFPESYYWIYNIIDYLSSKFGDEIISFGADFDGIYLLPNGIYGIDFYSDFINFLIYKGLKIETIENICYKNFLNVFSTI, encoded by the coding sequence ATGAACAATCCAACGACAAAAAATATACCAATAATAGATTTGCATTCAGATACTTTTTACAAAAAGCTTTTTTTATCTGATTATGAGGAAGCTAAATTTTTATATATAAAAAAAGGGGACTCTTATATTAATATTGAAGAAAATTTTCATGTTACAGCTGAAAAAATAAGAAAAGGTAATATAAGAGTATCGGTTCAGTCCCTTTATCTTTCAAACAAAAATAATGAAGCACCATTAAAAAATGGCATGAAAATTTTAAGTTTAATAAAAAAGTTTATAAAAGATAATAACGATTTTTATCAAGTTTATAATATTAAAGATATCAATGAAAATATTAATAAAAAATATGGTATTCTTGTTTCCATTGAAGGTCTTGAAATAATTGAAAATAATTTAGAATTTTTAGAACTTTTCTATGAACTTGGTGTCAGAATTGTAGCACCAACATGGAATAGAATAACTCCATTTATGGGAAATGTAATAGAATCTTATGGGCTTTTCAATAAAGGAAAGGAATTAATAAATAAACTAAATGAACTAAAACTAATTATCGATGTTTCCCATATGGGAGAAAAAGAATTTTATGAAGTATGTAATTTAGCAAGAACTCCTGTTATTGCATCTCATTCTAATGTATGGAGTATTAATAATCATAATAGAAACTTAAAAGATGAACAAATTAAAATAATTAAAGAATTAAAAGGAGTAATCGGAATAAACCTTTCACCATCTTTTTTAAAACCAGATAAAGCAATAAATATAGAAAATTCAGAATTTCCAGAATCATATTATTGGATTTATAATATAATAGATTATCTAAGCTCTAAATTTGGAGATGAAATAATTTCATTTGGAGCTGATTTCGATGGAATATATTTACTTCCTAATGGTATCTATGGTATCGATTTTTATTCAGACTTTATAAATTTTTTAATATATAAAGGATTAAAAATTGAAACTATTGA
- a CDS encoding methyl-accepting chemotaxis protein, which translates to MRKDKNIVGFLLSLLYSLIYTIIFTFLNVFIFGSKVEILRIFLINFIFSLIISIFFFFSIFKQYKKVSLKFSQLLQNISQGNFNIEKPDIEGVSFTNINIYISKLINYLSDVINKIELSVLDINGNASTLFMFSETMINRINSEMNNITNINQNMALLKDISISIKEFTSEALKISVENKNKINESIDSIKNLIESMNLISQHSTNIIEISEFISTVAEETNLLALNASIEASRAGSEGAGFTIVASEIRQLAENSSSAIKNIRNTVENIIKAVNNGVLYSNEAQEALNYIINGTELITNKIEDINEKIKNQSGITTNIHNDVENINTLINENSSLLIEMMTSIKNLSKQSDILKEILSHFKYSTEEQNIHRNIFGVNQDLINNKNK; encoded by the coding sequence ATGAGAAAAGATAAAAATATAGTAGGTTTTTTATTATCATTGCTTTATTCTTTGATTTATACTATAATTTTCACATTTTTGAATGTATTTATATTTGGTTCAAAAGTTGAGATTTTAAGAATTTTTTTAATAAATTTCATATTTTCTTTAATAATTTCTATTTTTTTCTTTTTTTCAATATTTAAACAATATAAAAAAGTTTCTCTAAAATTTTCTCAATTACTTCAAAATATCTCACAAGGTAATTTTAATATAGAAAAACCAGATATAGAAGGTGTTTCTTTTACAAATATAAATATTTATATCTCTAAACTTATAAATTATCTTTCAGATGTTATAAATAAAATTGAGTTATCAGTTCTTGATATAAATGGAAATGCATCGACTCTTTTTATGTTTTCAGAAACCATGATAAATAGAATTAACTCTGAAATGAATAATATTACAAATATTAACCAAAATATGGCTTTATTAAAAGATATATCAATTTCTATTAAAGAATTTACATCAGAGGCTTTGAAAATTTCAGTAGAAAATAAAAATAAAATTAATGAATCAATAGATTCTATCAAGAATTTAATAGAATCAATGAATCTAATTTCTCAGCACTCTACAAATATAATTGAGATTTCTGAATTTATTTCAACTGTAGCAGAAGAGACCAATCTTTTAGCATTGAATGCATCTATAGAAGCTTCAAGAGCTGGTTCTGAAGGAGCTGGTTTTACAATTGTTGCATCAGAAATAAGGCAACTAGCAGAAAATTCATCTTCAGCTATTAAAAATATTAGAAATACAGTAGAAAATATAATTAAAGCAGTTAATAATGGAGTTTTATATTCAAATGAAGCTCAAGAAGCTCTAAATTACATAATTAATGGTACCGAACTTATAACTAATAAAATAGAAGATATAAATGAAAAAATTAAAAATCAATCTGGCATTACAACTAATATCCATAATGATGTTGAAAATATAAATACACTTATAAATGAAAACTCATCACTACTTATAGAAATGATGACTTCAATAAAAAACCTTTCTAAACAATCCGATATTCTAAAAGAAATTTTATCTCATTTTAAATATTCAACTGAAGAACAAAATATTCATAGAAATATTTTTGGTGTAAATCAAGACTTAATAAATAATAAAAATAAATGA
- a CDS encoding STAS domain-containing protein — translation MANYVIYKLRSDLNNYEIIQNIYEEIKELINKGNKHIVLDFEQVNSINSSAIGKLLFLNNLITSKNGKISFIRVNDNLKKLFNILLIDKLFDFYDKESEIID, via the coding sequence ATGGCTAATTATGTAATTTATAAATTGAGGTCTGATTTAAATAATTATGAAATAATTCAGAATATTTATGAAGAGATTAAAGAACTTATAAACAAAGGCAATAAGCATATTGTTCTTGATTTTGAACAGGTAAATTCAATAAATTCATCTGCAATTGGTAAATTATTATTTTTAAATAATTTAATAACATCTAAAAATGGAAAAATTTCTTTTATAAGAGTGAATGATAATTTAAAAAAACTTTTTAATATTTTATTAATTGATAAGCTATTTGATTTTTATGATAAAGAATCAGAGATAATTGATTAG
- a CDS encoding putative glycoside hydrolase encodes MKLFIKIDKILKIIFLLFLLYMIIFLLTCTSYIYPNKDIFNKTSKLNFREKNYNSINIPNDDYILNFYNNSELKNSSFYEIPKLVNYSSSEIKTPIYILDENLTKVYKIENNEKTEIFSVNINYEYIVKFKPNIITTSKNIYLLNENDKNYYPIQLNGLNKNATLKCAELFCYNNKKFIFIGTSHHGLYYKEINSPKFLQINKNIARVPFTSKSTSYFETISEIVQYKNILIISYKYSTRIGFLSFNQNGEIIVNNFLYDIKLNKQFINLNPEINKIKDDDNHHFDNIYQEKIESLESMEINNNTLKFETNKNIYYFTIEVFEKNSDNNYKNSKNQNFHNFEIYFNNLTICLQLDNKVEKEKVNEDYREDFTRGLYIPVHHLSNDEKILKKINLLKSLNLNTIVVDLKDDFGFITYNSNSEYAKKIKSIKKIINLDKLLFFSKENNIKIIARVVCFRDPLLFNYENGKYAFYDKRTNSPWIGLEKERWVDPASEFVVDYLCDIIKELEEKGIEEIQFDYVRYPSDGGVSNIYSIHNKNNYSKNCVLHNFLKKAKSSLSISKLSADFYGYQCFYNITKHIGQDLFILSDFIDIIYPMYYPSHFTFGFYQENLKENETNFFIYNHGVQRAFLNAKRPILVRPWIQVFKIKVSIDYKDYIQSQIDGILSAGYNSFIFWNPAGKYDILKEIKY; translated from the coding sequence ATGAAATTATTTATAAAAATTGATAAAATATTAAAAATTATCTTCCTTTTATTTTTACTTTACATGATAATATTCCTATTAACCTGTACTTCATACATATACCCAAATAAAGACATATTTAATAAAACTTCAAAACTCAATTTTAGAGAAAAAAATTATAATAGTATTAATATCCCTAATGATGATTATATATTAAATTTTTACAATAATTCAGAATTAAAAAATTCTTCATTTTATGAAATACCAAAACTTGTCAATTACAGTTCCTCCGAAATTAAAACACCTATTTATATATTAGACGAAAACTTGACTAAAGTTTATAAGATAGAAAACAATGAAAAAACAGAAATTTTTTCAGTAAATATAAATTATGAATATATTGTTAAATTTAAACCAAATATAATTACAACTAGCAAAAATATTTATCTACTTAATGAAAATGATAAAAACTATTACCCTATTCAATTAAATGGATTAAATAAAAATGCTACATTAAAATGTGCAGAACTTTTTTGTTATAATAATAAAAAATTTATTTTTATTGGCACATCTCATCATGGTCTTTATTACAAAGAAATTAACAGTCCAAAATTTTTACAGATTAATAAAAATATTGCTAGAGTACCATTTACATCTAAATCTACTTCATACTTTGAGACTATATCAGAAATTGTACAATATAAGAATATTCTAATTATTAGTTATAAATATTCTACAAGAATAGGTTTTTTATCTTTCAATCAGAATGGAGAAATTATAGTCAATAATTTTTTATATGACATTAAATTGAATAAGCAATTTATTAATTTAAACCCAGAAATAAATAAAATTAAAGATGATGATAATCATCATTTTGATAACATTTATCAAGAAAAGATTGAATCTTTAGAAAGTATGGAAATAAACAATAATACATTAAAATTTGAAACAAATAAAAATATATACTATTTTACAATTGAAGTTTTTGAAAAAAATTCTGATAATAATTATAAAAACTCTAAAAATCAAAATTTTCATAATTTTGAAATTTATTTTAATAATTTAACTATTTGTTTGCAACTTGATAACAAAGTTGAAAAAGAAAAGGTAAATGAAGATTATAGAGAAGATTTTACTAGGGGATTATATATTCCAGTTCATCACCTTTCTAATGATGAAAAAATATTAAAAAAAATAAACTTATTAAAATCTCTAAATTTAAATACAATAGTTGTTGATTTAAAAGATGATTTTGGATTTATAACTTATAATTCAAATTCGGAATATGCAAAAAAGATAAAATCTATAAAAAAAATTATTAATTTAGATAAATTATTATTTTTTTCAAAAGAAAATAACATAAAAATCATAGCAAGAGTTGTATGTTTTAGAGATCCATTATTGTTTAACTATGAGAATGGTAAATATGCCTTTTATGATAAAAGAACTAATTCTCCATGGATAGGTTTAGAAAAAGAGAGATGGGTTGATCCTGCATCAGAGTTCGTAGTTGATTATCTTTGTGATATTATAAAAGAATTAGAAGAAAAAGGAATTGAAGAAATACAATTTGATTATGTCAGATACCCTTCTGATGGGGGAGTTTCAAATATTTACTCAATACATAATAAAAATAATTATTCCAAAAATTGCGTATTACATAATTTTTTAAAAAAAGCAAAATCATCATTAAGTATTTCTAAACTATCAGCTGATTTTTATGGTTATCAATGTTTTTATAATATAACAAAACATATAGGACAAGATCTATTTATTTTATCAGATTTTATTGATATTATATATCCAATGTATTATCCATCTCATTTTACATTTGGATTCTATCAAGAAAATTTAAAAGAAAATGAAACCAACTTTTTTATTTATAATCATGGTGTACAAAGAGCTTTTTTAAATGCTAAAAGACCAATACTTGTAAGACCATGGATTCAAGTATTCAAAATAAAAGTTTCTATAGATTATAAGGACTACATTCAATCTCAAATAGATGGTATATTAAGTGCAGGCTATAATTCATTTATTTTCTGGAATCCTGCAGGAAAGTATGATATACTTAAAGAAATTAAATATTAA